A single window of candidate division WOR-3 bacterium DNA harbors:
- a CDS encoding UPF0158 family protein: MRKLIVLERDILFALTNQMRDISHYLDLETGDVIPVFSYNREAILTQIKAEPARFVRIMPQTSRHGREMMNRFVETVKRPDLKARLKAAIKSDRAFSRFRRVLLNFPDEFKHWQRFRVMFLTEPLKIKLREQGIELILVPESE, from the coding sequence GTGCGAAAGTTAATAGTTCTTGAACGGGACATCCTGTTTGCACTCACTAACCAGATGCGGGATATTTCTCATTATCTCGACCTTGAGACCGGTGATGTGATACCGGTGTTTAGTTATAACCGTGAAGCGATTCTTACGCAAATAAAGGCAGAGCCTGCCCGTTTTGTGAGGATTATGCCTCAGACTTCAAGGCATGGGCGCGAGATGATGAATCGTTTTGTTGAAACGGTCAAAAGACCCGACCTAAAGGCAAGGCTGAAAGCGGCGATAAAAAGTGATAGAGCCTTTAGTAGGTTCCGGAGGGTCCTTTTAAACTTTCCCGATGAGTTCAAACACTGGCAGCGGTTTCGGGTGATGTTTCTTACTGAGCCACTGAAGATAAAACTCCGGGAACAGGGGATTGAACTGATTTTAGTACCTGAATCGGAATAA